The segment GATATCCAGCTCCCTGACGTAGAGCGTGTCCGGGCATCCGAGCCGACGCTGGATCGATTGTACGGTCAGTGGGAATCGCTCCTCGCGGAGATCAATCACCCCGAAGAGAAACGCGAGAAAACGATGCGAATGCTCAGACGCGTTCACGGTCGAGCCGATCTCACCGAACGGGAAGTGAACACCCTTCTCGGACTGGTCCGCCGCGCAACAGAGCGACCTGACCAACAGTGACCGAGACGGTCCGTTGGACCGACGTATCGGCGCAACCGCCGAACGGTTGCGGTCCCACGGAACCGACGGACGGCAACCCTCTCAGGCTCGCTTTTGAATCTCTTCGCGGAGGAGCTGACTGACGAGATCGCCATCCGCCTTTCCACGCAGTGCTCCCATACACTCGCCCATCAGTCCGGAGAACGCCCCCATCCCTTCCGTTTCGACCTGCGCTTCGTTTCGCTCGACGACCTCGACGACCGCTTCTCTGACCTCGTCTTCACCGGCCGAACCGAGTTCGGCGGCCTCCGCTGCTTCCTCGGCGGTGCGATCGGGGTCCTCGGCCAGCACGGTAAGGAGATCCGGAATCCCTTCCCGTGCGAGGTCGCCACCCTCGGCCAGCGCGAACGTTTCCTCGAGATTGGGTCGCGTCAGGCGTTCGACGGGGACTCCGTCACGTCGGAGTTCAGTCAGCGTCGACTCGAGGGTCGTCGCGGCGAGCGTCGGATCGACTCCGTCGTCGACGAGGTCCTCGAATAGCGGCATGTGGGTACCGTAGGCGACTTGTTCTGCGAGTCCCGTACCGAGGTCGTACTCGGCCGCGTAGCGGTCGACTTTCTCGGTCAACAATTCGGGTTCGGGAACGTCGCTGGGGTCTGGCTCGACCGGGGGGACGTCCGTTTCCGGGTACATCCGTGCCGCACCCGGAAGCGGTCGCAAATACCGGGTCGTGCCGTCCTCGTTGGCACCGCGGGTTTCCTCGGGAACGCCCTCGAGCGCGGTCGTGGCCCGATCGGTTGCGGCCTCGATCGCGGCTTCTGCGACGTCGCTTGCGGCGGCAACGATCGCAACGGCGTCTTCGGAACCGGCATCGACGGCGTCGCGAAGTGCGTTGACTTCCGCCTCGGTGATGCCGTACGCTGGCAGTTCGTCCGTATGGAAGATCCCACCCGCCCCGTGTCGCTTCGCGTGATCGGAGAACTCGGTTCCGAGACGCCGGTCGGGTGCGATTTCGCGTCCCACTACGCCATCGTATCCCACGAGCGGAACGGCCAGGACGGAGCCGCCGTCGTCCAGTGCGCTCTCGATGACGCCGCTTTCAGTCCCCTCGAAGACGTCCGTGACGTCCTGGACGTCACCGACAGCTGCTCCGCGCGCGGTGAGTTCGTCCGCAATAGCCACGAGTTCGGCCTGTCGAGCGACCTCGTTACGGACGATATCGTCGATGTCGTCCAGGCTCTGGACTCCCTTGACCTCGACGCGTGCACCGTCTGCGATCGAGACGTTGACGTCCTGACGGATCGTTCCCAGACCCCGTTTGACCTTCCCGGTCGACCGCAACAACATCCCGATCCGCTCGGCCGCCTCGAGCGCCTGTTCCGGCGAGGAGATGTCGGGGCTGGTCCCGATTTCGACCAGCGGAATACCGAGTCGATCGAGGCTGTATCGAACCCCACCGTCGGTCTCCGAGACTCGCTGGGCGCTCTCTTCTTCGAGCAGGAGATCCTCGATACCGACCGGACCGTCGCTCGTTTCGATCTGACCGCCGGTCGCGATCAGCGTCGAGCGCTGAAAGCCCGACGTGTTCGAGCCGTCGACGACGATTTTACGCATGACGTTCGCCTGATCGACAGG is part of the Natrarchaeobius halalkaliphilus genome and harbors:
- the gatE gene encoding Glu-tRNA(Gln) amidotransferase subunit GatE; amino-acid sequence: MTESEYDYEELGLVAGLEIHQQLDTATKLFCQCPTEIREPDASTRTFTRYLHPTRSELGEIDDAAVEESRVDREFEYLAYETTCLVEEDDEPPHELDEEALETALEVAQLMDMHPVDQANVMRKIVVDGSNTSGFQRSTLIATGGQIETSDGPVGIEDLLLEEESAQRVSETDGGVRYSLDRLGIPLVEIGTSPDISSPEQALEAAERIGMLLRSTGKVKRGLGTIRQDVNVSIADGARVEVKGVQSLDDIDDIVRNEVARQAELVAIADELTARGAAVGDVQDVTDVFEGTESGVIESALDDGGSVLAVPLVGYDGVVGREIAPDRRLGTEFSDHAKRHGAGGIFHTDELPAYGITEAEVNALRDAVDAGSEDAVAIVAAASDVAEAAIEAATDRATTALEGVPEETRGANEDGTTRYLRPLPGAARMYPETDVPPVEPDPSDVPEPELLTEKVDRYAAEYDLGTGLAEQVAYGTHMPLFEDLVDDGVDPTLAATTLESTLTELRRDGVPVERLTRPNLEETFALAEGGDLAREGIPDLLTVLAEDPDRTAEEAAEAAELGSAGEDEVREAVVEVVERNEAQVETEGMGAFSGLMGECMGALRGKADGDLVSQLLREEIQKRA